Genomic window (Treponema sp. J25):
AATCGTCGCTTTACCGCAGAGGTAATAGTGAGTGCTTCTTAAAAAAAGCGAGGGATCATGATGCAGGCATTCCGATTAAGTAAAAACACATCGGGGGCCTTAATAAAGGTATATCTTGCATAGTTCTTGTCGGGGCGCTTTGGGGTATCATTTTTTGAAAGACTCCTAAGTTCCCTGTTACTCTAAAATAAGAAATTCACTAAAATGAAGGTCCTGGATTTTTCCGAGACGAAAGAGACTGTTCCAACGGGAAAGGATTTCTTTCTTTAGAGGTTCTTCTCCTTTTTCCTGAAGTTCCTTTTTGGTCTGATGATGTACCATATCCTGGACTATCTCTTTCATCCGCGGAATATGGTTGCTCAGTTCCTCCACAAAAGCCCGGTCTCCAGGAGTATAGGGGAACACCATAAACAGAACTACCACCGCCGGGGGATTATCCGCTGTGGTAAGACGCATCCTGCCCAATCCCTGAAAGTAGGCCACTTCTTGAGAGGAGGGATTTTTCTCCTGGGTGTTTCTAGTGGGCTGGGCCATTTTGGTAATACCAGTGATAAGGGTCCCCCCACCAATGATAATGACAAGAATAAGGGTGATTGCCAGGAGGATGCGGTAAGACCAGAGAAGGAAGGGGCTTGCCTCATCGTACTTCATAAAAGGTACTGTACATTTTTTATTGAGTCTGAACAAGGGTTTTTCTCAAAGAGCTTCGCGCCTGCCCAAGGAAGTCACACTAAACAGAGACCGTGAATCCTTTATTGAAGGGCCCACAGGCTAACACGGGGCGGCATCAGTATCATCTTTTCTGTGCTGGGGAATGAAGTACTGTGTCGATCAGTTCTTTTAACTGGGGGTCCAGGTTGGTTGAAGGTTCAGAATCAACAAAGAGCTGGTACGCTATGTAGGAGACCCCTTCTTTTTCTTCTATGATGGGGGACGACGAGAGATTTATCTGACTTTCCTCCTGGGTATACGGGTCAGCAGAAAGGGGTTCCACCTCCGCTGCTTCTTCTAGCTCTTCTAACTGACCTTCTTCCGGGAGGGCTCTCTTTGTTCCGTCTTTGCCATTTTGTTCTTCCTCCGCAGGGGTTAACAGCGTCACGTCGCCAGGTTTTACCAGGAAGGGAGAAAATAGAATATCCCCCCTAAAGGAAGCGCCCAGGTCTTCCAGATATGCCTCTTCTTCTGTGGAAGCCTCCGCTGCGGGAAGGTCCTCTTCTGATAGTGGGGGAATTTCGGGGATGGGCTCTTCTCTTGTTTGGGCATCCTCTTCTGATTCCAGTGTTTCCGCATGGGGAATTTTTAAATCCGAGAATAATGTTTTGAATGGAGATTCCACCTCGATCGGAAAATCACTAAAGGAATCAGTCTCTGTTGCAGAGGTCGCTTCTTTTTCAGTCGCAAACTCGATAGAACGGCTAATAGTATCGAGGGGCTCTTGTTCAAGGATTTCAAGGGAGGAATGCTTTTCTTCTCCTCCTTTGGGAAAACCTTCGATGGAGGTACTCTCCTCTGCGGGGGAAGCCTCTGAAGTTGCCTGGATATCTTCCTCCAGGGGGATTTCTTCGATAAAGGGTGAGGTTCCTCCCCCTTCGATGCTTTCTGTTCCTGGTTCTAGCAACGTGCCCAGTTCGGGGATTTCTTCAAGGCTTTCTAATGCTTCTACCGTTTCTAAGAGACTGGAATCCCCTGTTTCTTTTTGTATTTCTTCTTCGGGGGCGAGTTTTGCTATTTTCCCTTCTTCTCTTGTGATTTCTCGTAATTCTTCCCCTTCTTCCGGGAATTCTTCTACTTCTTCTGCGGGGGCAACCTCTTCTAGGCTTTCCACCTCTTCCACGGATGCAACTTCTTCAAGACCTTCCGCTTCTTCTACAGGGGTAACTTCTTCGGGGCTTTCCGCTTCTTCCGCGGGCGGGACTTCCTCGAGATTTTCTACTTCTTCTATTGGCGCAGTGTCTTCAAGGTTTGCTACCTCTTCTATGGGAGCGACCTCTTCGATGCTCTCTAGTGCTTCTGGTTCTGTCTCAGAATCGGCGTCGGGTAGTTCCTCGAGGGAATCCAGTTCTTCCACAGGTTCTGCCCCCGTTGTATCCGCGGTATGATAGGCCCCTGGCGCCGTTTTTTTAGGAAGGGGTGTAGGGGCTTTTGGGGCTGTTACCCGTTGTTGTAAAGCTGCGGTGCCGCCGGCCCCTGTTCCAGTAAGATAGAGGGGCAGCTTTGAGGCCAAGACCCGCTCAAAGATTTCCTGCAGTTTCTTTTCGTCCCAGGTAATGGTTGGACTTTGTTCTTTCTTTGCCCCCAGGGCAGAGAGAATTTCGTCCCACGATTTATCAATCAAGGCATCGATATCCGGGGCTTTCCTTTTTTTCTTTTTTAGGCCCCGGGTCAGTTCTTTACGGATTTCATCCCGGCGTTGCTCCAGTTCCTGGAGCCAGCGGTTCCAATCAATCTCCTGTTTTTTCTCCAGATACTCCTGAAGCAGGGCGAGCTGTAACCGTTTTAAACGCTGGTAGATGAGGGAAAGATTGTCCTGTCGGAGGTTTAATATTATAAGGGTAATAAGGAACACGGTGGAGTAAAACGAGAGAAGTAAAATGCCTTTAAAGATCCAGGGGAATTCGAAAAATTGGGATGGAACGATGCGGCCCACAAAGAAGCCCCGGGGGCTTTTTACAGAAACCAACACAAAGCGAGTAGCTGTAGTCCCGGAGATAAGGGGGATGGGGCCGAGAATTCCCTGGGTCCAGGCGCTTTGGACAGTTTCGGAAAGATTTTGCTCGGCGTTGTGGGGGAAAAGGGTGATGAGACCCCCCGGGTTCCCAATGAGGGCTACATCCTCTCCTATTTTAAGGCGGCCGGTTTGTACCAGGTGCTCCACCAGTCCCCTACTGGAAAGGGTAAAGAGGATGGTTCCTTTGTATACCTCCAGGTCATCAAAAAAAGGATAGGCTATCAGAATACGGTCAAAGGTCCCATCAAAGCGAATCAAGGGAGAATCACCGGTAGCACGGTGAATTTGTTCGTAGGGTACGTCCCGTTCATTTTCGCCGTAATTCTTATAGGCGATAGACTGGGCATCCTGTCGGAGTATATCCTCTTTAAGGGTAGAGTAATGAATGCGCTTCCCATTGCTATCGATACAGCGAATCGATTGAAGCCCCGCGGTGGTTTCCATAAGAGCGTTGGAAAGGCGTTCCCGTTCCAGAATATCTTCCCGATTCTGGTTGGTTAAAAAACTCCGGCGAAGGGCCCCTTCTTTAAGAAAGCGTTCAAACCGCTGTTCAAGCTCAGTGATATACTGGTCCGTCGTTTCTGCATCTAAGGTAACCTGGTCGCGGATATTTTGGGTTATTCGGGGATTATAAAAACGGGCTTCAATGGTATCGAAGATACCCATGAAAGCTACAACGGCAAAGATGGTACCGAGAAGAGTGGCGATTAAGAGACTGATGATTACCTTTTGTGCACCGCTCACACAAAACTCCTTGGGTACTCCTCTTACAGCAGGGGGTGCCGTTCCTACCCCTCGTTTTGAACTTTTTAAGGTATCTCCTAGTACCTATCGGCAAAAATTCTCTTCAATTGTAGAATTTTAAGGGCTGAAAAGCAATTACATCAGGATGATAGTAGGGGAGGGCGTACTGCAAAGATGATCAATTAGTATCTGTTCCGTTCTGAAAACCTCCTTACCGAAAGTCTCGGGGCTTGGGGAAAGTGGACCTCCTGTTTCCCTTGTATCGGTATTCACGAGGCTCTCTTTTCAAGGGTACTCATAATAGGGTACAACATTCCCGATGGGACGGGTGTTAAAAATACAGGAAACCGTAGGTAAAGGAGATGGGGCAAAGCCTTTCTATTTTTGTCTTTTAATACAACCGGAACATGCTGTTCTCGTTGTACTGGATGATAAGGGGAATCCCTCTATCCCTGATTACCGGCAATATCCCGGGAATGTACGGCTTGCCCTACGGGAGTATGTGACCCAGTTTCAGCAAGAGATGGGGCAGAAAGGGAATTCTCTCTGGGGCAATACTGTCATTTTCCCATTTTCTGATAAAAAAGATCCTCAGGATTCTCAGGGTATTAGTGATCCCTCCTCGACTCTCCTTGACCTTGTAATTTCCACAGGACTTTTGGTAGATGCTTCCTTTTCTCCCCTTAAAAAAGCGGAAGGGACCTATCGATTGTTCCTCCAATTAACAAAAGAAACAGACGAAAAAGTGGCGTTTCATATTGGTTTACAGAATCTGGATGATGAGTCCGTGCTT
Coding sequences:
- a CDS encoding flagellar basal body-associated FliL family protein, whose protein sequence is MKYDEASPFLLWSYRILLAITLILVIIIGGGTLITGITKMAQPTRNTQEKNPSSQEVAYFQGLGRMRLTTADNPPAVVVLFMVFPYTPGDRAFVEELSNHIPRMKEIVQDMVHHQTKKELQEKGEEPLKKEILSRWNSLFRLGKIQDLHFSEFLILE